In Liquorilactobacillus hordei DSM 19519, the following proteins share a genomic window:
- the ssb gene encoding single-stranded DNA-binding protein — protein sequence MINRAILVGRLTRDPDLRYTSSGAAVATFTIAVNRQFTNQQGEREADFINCVIWRKAAENFANFTHKGSLVGVEGRIQTRSYENQQGNRVYVTEVIVDSFSLLESRSQSERQQGSSNSQSSSPSQGTKSNSGDNPFGNVMNNNNNSSNNTNDADPFASNGQQIDISDDDLPF from the coding sequence TTGATTAATAGAGCTATACTTGTAGGTCGATTAACGAGAGATCCTGATTTGCGTTATACCTCTAGTGGTGCTGCTGTTGCAACATTTACTATCGCTGTAAATCGCCAATTCACGAACCAACAAGGGGAACGTGAGGCTGATTTTATTAATTGTGTCATTTGGCGAAAAGCTGCAGAAAACTTTGCAAACTTTACGCACAAAGGATCTTTAGTAGGCGTAGAAGGGCGTATTCAAACAAGGTCTTATGAGAACCAACAGGGAAATAGAGTCTATGTTACAGAAGTTATTGTTGATAGCTTCTCATTACTCGAATCACGTTCACAATCTGAACGTCAACAGGGTAGTAGTAATTCTCAAAGTTCTAGTCCTTCGCAAGGAACAAAGTCAAATTCAGGAGATAATCCATTTGGTAATGTGATGAACAATAACAATAATTCATCCAATAATACAAATGATGCCGATCCGTTTGCCAGCAATGGCCAACAGATTGATATCTCAGATGATGACTTGCCATTTTAG
- the rpsR gene encoding 30S ribosomal protein S18 — protein MAQQRRGGRRRRKVDFIAANHIEYIDYKDTDLLKRFVSERGKILPRRVTGTSAKNQRRLTIAIKRARIMGLLPFVTED, from the coding sequence ATGGCACAACAACGTAGAGGTGGCCGTCGTCGCCGTAAAGTAGACTTTATTGCAGCGAACCATATTGAATATATTGACTATAAAGATACTGATCTTTTGAAACGTTTTGTTTCTGAACGTGGTAAGATTTTACCTCGTCGAGTAACTGGAACTAGCGCAAAAAACCAACGTCGTTTGACAATTGCAATCAAACGCGCACGTATTATGGGTCTTTTACCATTTGTAACAGAAGACTAA
- the pnuC gene encoding nicotinamide riboside transporter PnuC, which yields MFNRYVDVLSNLPEYSKNVFRNNYFSWLLNQCKGWGKFSYGLLLFNFVLQVFSLLQSFSVAPTQSILSFIGGNLSVACVIGISNRSGIQGWAGALSAICIASVGFMAGNYATAWEQIGYLIFLDIFCILDPKWNDNIQAEKFENIKDWIYYILFFIVAWVVIYYIFSMTNDPRVFLDSLNLAMAITGSLLELNRKREQYFVWTISSIFTIALWMQTMLQGDGNFALIFSYGVFFLNDMYAFFSKRGWFQTTEQTK from the coding sequence ATGTTTAATCGTTACGTGGATGTTTTATCAAATTTACCAGAATATTCTAAGAATGTTTTTAGGAATAATTATTTTAGTTGGTTGCTGAATCAGTGCAAAGGCTGGGGAAAGTTTAGCTATGGTTTACTTTTATTTAATTTTGTATTACAAGTGTTTTCATTACTGCAATCATTTAGTGTCGCCCCAACACAATCAATTTTATCATTTATTGGTGGAAATCTGTCAGTAGCTTGTGTTATAGGTATTTCTAACCGTTCGGGTATTCAGGGTTGGGCAGGGGCCTTAAGTGCAATTTGTATAGCGAGTGTTGGTTTCATGGCTGGTAACTATGCAACCGCTTGGGAACAAATTGGATACTTAATTTTCTTGGATATTTTTTGTATTCTTGACCCTAAGTGGAATGATAATATTCAAGCTGAAAAATTTGAGAATATTAAAGATTGGATTTATTATATTCTATTCTTTATCGTGGCCTGGGTAGTTATCTATTATATTTTTAGCATGACGAATGATCCACGTGTCTTTTTAGATAGTTTGAACTTAGCAATGGCTATTACAGGCTCATTATTGGAATTAAATCGGAAACGTGAACAATATTTTGTGTGGACGATAAGTTCAATTTTTACGATTGCATTGTGGATGCAAACAATGCTGCAAGGTGATGGTAATTTCGCACTTATTTTTAGTTATGGTGTCTTTTTCTTGAATGATATGTATGCATTCTTTAGTAAACGTGGTTGGTTTCAGACTACGGAACAAACTAAGTAA
- a CDS encoding DHH family phosphoesterase, with protein MKKFFSRDFLHFPSFMKNEKLRVIAIFLLVISLVCAVMSFVVNWILGIFIATLVLITIIVSFFVLKAITEDTTEYISDLSYRIKRGEQESLIKMPVGIMFLNEANEIEWVNPYLQKYFGQEEILGKVLSTVDKELAAVVEKYVAEKKPVEVSWREYRFQLLIENDIHAVYLMDITRYARIEQHDKDTDVVIGQIFIDNYDEVTQTMNDKNVSNISNYVTNELSNWAKKYQMYLKRIDDDHFFILAYANVLEKLEEDKFKILDRIRERTSKQNLPLTLSMGISYDEDDLALLSKTAQNNLDLALGRGGDQVVVKTPEGQARFYGGKTNPMEKRTRVRARMIAQALQELMSQTDQIFVMGHKYPDMDSIGACLGLRRIAAMNKKKCWIVLDNEKLHSDVTRLMDELSQYPEIKGTVISVEEALEKATKQSLLIMVDHSKPSISTSQELYKKLTNRMMVIDHHRRGEEFPENPILVYIEPYASSTCELITEMFEYQSRDSEPINKIEATAMLTGIIIDTKSFTLRTGTRTFDAASYLRSVGADSAMAQHFMKENVDNFLQRNHLIDRVEFIGNRVALCVGEKDKIYDSVIAAQAADALLNVSGVEASYVVTRRSDEKIGISARSNGKANVQVVMEELGGGGHLSNAATQLKDITIDVAKEELLRAIEENS; from the coding sequence TTGAAAAAGTTTTTTTCAAGGGATTTTTTACATTTCCCTTCATTCATGAAAAATGAAAAATTGCGTGTTATTGCAATATTTCTGTTAGTGATATCTTTAGTGTGTGCGGTTATGTCCTTTGTAGTTAATTGGATTTTGGGCATTTTCATAGCTACGCTTGTTTTAATAACTATTATTGTTTCTTTTTTTGTTCTAAAAGCAATCACTGAGGATACTACTGAATATATTTCTGATTTGTCATACCGGATAAAAAGAGGGGAACAAGAATCTTTAATAAAAATGCCGGTGGGGATTATGTTTTTGAATGAAGCAAATGAAATTGAATGGGTTAACCCTTATCTGCAAAAGTATTTTGGTCAAGAAGAAATATTAGGCAAAGTTCTCTCTACTGTAGATAAAGAATTAGCTGCGGTAGTGGAGAAGTATGTTGCAGAAAAAAAACCCGTTGAAGTTTCATGGCGTGAGTATCGTTTTCAATTGTTAATTGAAAATGATATCCATGCGGTATATTTAATGGATATTACGCGCTATGCAAGGATTGAACAACATGATAAGGATACTGATGTGGTAATTGGTCAGATTTTTATTGATAATTATGATGAAGTCACCCAAACAATGAATGATAAAAATGTCTCGAACATTAGTAACTATGTGACAAATGAACTTTCTAATTGGGCAAAGAAGTACCAGATGTATTTGAAGAGGATAGATGACGATCATTTCTTTATCCTAGCTTATGCAAATGTCTTAGAGAAGTTAGAAGAAGATAAATTTAAGATATTGGATAGAATTCGCGAAAGAACATCTAAACAAAATCTTCCACTGACGTTGAGCATGGGAATTTCTTATGATGAAGATGATCTTGCTCTTCTCTCAAAAACTGCACAGAATAATTTAGATCTTGCTTTAGGAAGAGGTGGAGATCAAGTTGTAGTAAAAACTCCAGAAGGACAAGCCCGGTTTTATGGCGGAAAAACAAATCCGATGGAAAAAAGAACTAGGGTTAGGGCGAGAATGATTGCGCAGGCTTTGCAAGAACTTATGAGTCAAACAGATCAGATTTTTGTTATGGGCCATAAATATCCAGACATGGACTCAATTGGTGCTTGTTTAGGTTTACGAAGAATAGCTGCAATGAACAAGAAAAAATGTTGGATAGTCTTAGATAATGAGAAACTTCATTCAGATGTAACTAGGTTAATGGATGAATTATCACAATATCCCGAGATAAAAGGAACGGTTATTTCTGTTGAGGAGGCTCTCGAAAAAGCAACGAAACAAAGCTTGTTAATAATGGTCGATCATTCTAAACCTTCAATCTCTACCAGTCAGGAATTGTACAAAAAATTGACTAATAGAATGATGGTAATTGATCATCATCGACGTGGTGAAGAATTTCCTGAGAATCCGATTTTAGTTTATATTGAACCTTACGCGTCTTCAACATGTGAGCTAATTACAGAGATGTTTGAATATCAGTCACGTGATAGTGAACCAATTAATAAGATAGAAGCCACAGCAATGTTGACCGGAATAATAATTGATACAAAGTCATTTACTTTGCGTACAGGGACAAGAACTTTTGATGCGGCTAGTTATTTGCGGTCGGTTGGTGCTGATTCAGCGATGGCACAACATTTTATGAAAGAAAATGTTGATAATTTCTTACAAAGGAACCATTTGATTGACCGTGTGGAATTTATTGGCAATCGGGTTGCACTTTGTGTTGGAGAAAAAGATAAGATATATGATTCAGTGATTGCTGCACAAGCAGCAGATGCGTTGCTGAATGTAAGTGGTGTAGAAGCATCATACGTTGTTACAAGACGTTCAGACGAAAAAATTGGGATATCTGCAAGAAGTAATGGTAAAGCAAATGTACAAGTTGTGATGGAAGAACTTGGCGGTGGGGGGCACCTTTCCAATGCTGCAACACAGCTAAAAGACATTACGATTGATGTTGCTAAAGAAGAGTTGTTAAGAGCAATTGAAGAAAACAGTTAA
- the rplI gene encoding 50S ribosomal protein L9 — MKVIFLQDVRGKGKRGEIKEVPDGYANFLIKANKAKSATAQAMSQLKGQQKAEEKREAEIFAEAKELKQKLESGEMVVEMKAKAGEDGRLFGSITSKQVAQALTQQYSLKIDKRKMELSEPIKTLGYSNIPVKLHNKVTAKIRVHIAEQ, encoded by the coding sequence ATGAAAGTTATTTTTTTACAGGATGTAAGAGGCAAAGGAAAACGTGGGGAGATTAAGGAAGTCCCTGATGGTTATGCAAATTTTTTGATTAAGGCTAATAAGGCAAAATCTGCAACTGCACAGGCAATGAGTCAACTTAAGGGACAGCAGAAAGCGGAGGAAAAGCGTGAAGCCGAAATTTTTGCAGAAGCAAAAGAATTAAAGCAAAAACTAGAATCAGGTGAGATGGTTGTTGAAATGAAAGCTAAGGCAGGAGAAGATGGACGATTATTTGGCTCTATTACAAGTAAGCAAGTTGCCCAAGCACTGACACAACAATATTCATTAAAAATTGATAAAAGAAAGATGGAGCTCAGTGAACCAATCAAGACATTAGGGTACTCAAATATTCCTGTTAAGCTGCATAATAAAGTTACAGCAAAAATTAGAGTGCACATTGCAGAACAATAA
- the dnaB gene encoding replicative DNA helicase, whose protein sequence is MSNEELIDHLPPQNVGAEQAVLGAVFLRSESLVEAMEYLQPEDFYKRAHQIIFQAMIDLNNQDEVIDVITINNYLTANQQVDDVGGVAYIAELAAAVPTAANVAYYARIVEEKALLRRLIATATNIVTQTYSQDDDVPSLLDDAERQIMEVSERRNRTGFKPINEVLNSTMEEIDRLYQQDEEVTGLPTGYPDLDKMTAGLQPDNLIILAARPAVGKTAFALNIAQNIGTKTDSTVAIFSLEMSAESLVNRMLCAEGSINANHLRTGQLEADEWQKLVVAMGSLSQASIYIDDTPGIKMAEIRAKCRRLAKEKGELGLIVVDYLQLIEGSNKESRQQEVSEISRQLKKLAKELSVPIIALSQLSRGVEQRQDKRPVLSDIRESGSIEQDADIVAFLYRDDYYERSESDGDEGEKPDEATQDVGEVEVIIEKNRSGARGTVKLLFVKSYNKFSSVSYIPTQG, encoded by the coding sequence ATGAGCAACGAAGAATTGATTGATCATTTGCCTCCTCAGAATGTCGGGGCTGAACAAGCTGTTTTGGGTGCGGTCTTTTTGCGTTCAGAGTCTCTTGTAGAAGCAATGGAGTATTTACAGCCAGAAGACTTCTACAAAAGAGCACATCAAATTATTTTTCAAGCAATGATTGATTTGAATAATCAAGATGAGGTTATTGATGTTATTACAATCAATAACTATTTAACTGCTAATCAACAAGTTGATGATGTTGGCGGAGTTGCATATATTGCTGAACTTGCAGCAGCCGTTCCAACCGCTGCAAATGTAGCATATTATGCGAGAATTGTTGAAGAAAAAGCTTTGTTGAGAAGATTAATCGCAACCGCTACTAATATTGTTACACAAACTTATTCGCAAGATGATGATGTTCCATCACTATTAGATGATGCTGAACGCCAAATTATGGAGGTTTCAGAACGTAGAAATCGAACTGGGTTCAAGCCAATCAACGAAGTATTGAACAGCACCATGGAAGAGATTGATCGACTCTATCAACAAGATGAGGAAGTAACAGGATTGCCTACGGGTTATCCGGATCTTGATAAAATGACCGCTGGGTTACAACCAGATAATTTAATTATTTTGGCAGCACGACCTGCTGTTGGTAAAACAGCTTTTGCTCTAAACATTGCACAAAATATCGGAACAAAGACGGATAGTACAGTGGCTATTTTTTCTTTGGAAATGAGTGCTGAGTCATTAGTCAATAGAATGTTATGTGCTGAGGGTAGCATAAATGCTAATCATCTAAGAACTGGTCAACTTGAAGCTGATGAGTGGCAAAAATTAGTTGTAGCAATGGGGTCGCTCTCACAAGCATCTATCTATATTGACGACACACCAGGTATTAAAATGGCTGAAATTAGAGCAAAGTGTCGTAGATTAGCAAAAGAAAAGGGAGAATTAGGATTAATTGTAGTGGATTATTTACAATTAATTGAGGGTTCAAATAAAGAAAGTCGGCAGCAAGAAGTTTCAGAAATCTCAAGGCAGCTAAAAAAGCTGGCCAAAGAATTATCTGTACCAATTATTGCTTTATCACAGTTATCACGTGGGGTCGAACAGCGACAAGATAAAAGACCTGTCTTATCTGATATACGAGAATCTGGTTCAATTGAACAGGATGCGGATATAGTAGCCTTTTTATACCGTGATGATTATTACGAACGTTCAGAGTCGGATGGTGATGAGGGTGAAAAACCAGATGAAGCTACTCAAGATGTTGGTGAAGTTGAAGTTATTATTGAAAAAAATCGTTCTGGAGCACGCGGAACAGTAAAGTTGTTATTTGTAAAATCTTATAATAAATTTTCCTCGGTCTCTTATATTCCAACTCAGGGATAG
- a CDS encoding adenylosuccinate synthase: MSSVVVVGSQWGDEGKGKITDFLSRNAEVIARYQGGDNAGHTIVFNGETYKLRLIPSGIFYESKISVIGNGVVLNPKSLVEELGYLKERGISTSNLRISDRAHVILPYHILLDGLQEKAKKDQKIGTTNKGIGPAYMDKAARVGIRVADLLDKEIFEEKLRQNLEEKNREFVKFYEVEPLKFEDIFEQYYEYGQQFKDNVTDTSVVLNDALDSGKRVLFEGAQGVMLDIDQGTYPFVTSSNPVAGGVTIGSGVGPSKIDKVVGVCKAYTSRVGDGPFPTELANATGDFIREAGHEYGTVTKRPRRIGWFDSVVMRHAKRVSGLTNLCLNCVDVLTGLDEVKICTAYELDGKRIYHYPASLKQLAQCKPVYETLPGWSEDITQCKRLEDLPENVRKYIHRIEELVGVKISTFSVGPDREQTNVLDNIWAKI, encoded by the coding sequence ATGTCATCAGTAGTTGTTGTGGGTAGTCAATGGGGCGATGAAGGAAAAGGAAAGATTACAGATTTTCTGAGTCGTAATGCGGAAGTTATTGCAAGATATCAAGGTGGAGATAATGCAGGACATACGATTGTCTTTAATGGAGAAACGTATAAATTGCGTTTGATTCCGTCAGGGATATTCTATGAATCAAAAATCAGTGTGATAGGTAATGGTGTTGTATTAAATCCCAAGTCATTAGTTGAAGAATTGGGTTATTTAAAAGAACGAGGAATTTCTACTTCTAATTTACGTATTTCTGATCGTGCACATGTCATTTTACCTTACCATATCCTTTTGGATGGATTACAAGAAAAGGCAAAGAAGGATCAAAAGATAGGGACAACGAATAAGGGAATTGGGCCAGCTTATATGGATAAAGCAGCACGAGTAGGTATTCGGGTTGCTGATCTCTTGGACAAAGAGATTTTTGAAGAAAAGTTACGCCAGAATCTTGAAGAAAAGAATCGAGAATTTGTTAAGTTTTATGAGGTTGAACCTTTGAAGTTTGAAGATATATTCGAACAATATTATGAATATGGGCAACAATTTAAGGATAACGTTACTGATACTTCTGTAGTTTTAAATGACGCTTTGGACAGTGGAAAACGTGTATTATTTGAAGGTGCACAAGGTGTAATGTTGGATATTGACCAGGGAACATACCCATTTGTGACATCTTCGAATCCTGTTGCTGGTGGTGTAACAATCGGCAGCGGAGTTGGACCTTCAAAAATTGATAAGGTTGTTGGGGTATGCAAGGCATATACATCACGTGTAGGTGATGGGCCATTTCCTACAGAGCTAGCTAATGCTACTGGTGACTTTATCCGTGAAGCAGGTCATGAATATGGAACTGTTACGAAGAGGCCACGCAGAATTGGTTGGTTTGACAGTGTTGTAATGCGTCATGCTAAACGTGTGTCGGGATTAACTAATCTTTGCTTAAACTGTGTTGATGTTTTGACGGGATTGGATGAGGTAAAGATTTGTACAGCATATGAATTAGATGGAAAACGGATTTATCATTATCCAGCAAGTTTGAAACAACTAGCACAGTGCAAACCTGTATATGAAACCTTGCCCGGTTGGAGTGAAGATATTACGCAATGTAAGCGACTCGAGGATTTACCTGAGAATGTAAGAAAGTATATTCATCGAATTGAAGAACTTGTCGGAGTCAAAATTTCGACTTTTTCAGTTGGACCAGATCGTGAACAAACAAATGTATTAGATAATATTTGGGCAAAAATATAA
- a CDS encoding acyl-CoA thioesterase, producing MTNKSSIYCSQTITITEHRILVNDLNEHQTVFGGRLLELLDGTASISAARTAHNSTVTAAVNQFDFIAPLKLDDSLIIKSYVSGIGNSSIEVFAKIIGEHLNSGKRFIAATSFLTFVLTDKKIELPTLVPQSPEEVTICNSYSQRRAEYKKSSLAFKTIADSISLE from the coding sequence TTGACTAATAAATCTTCTATATACTGTTCACAAACTATCACAATAACTGAACATCGCATCTTAGTAAATGATTTAAATGAGCATCAAACCGTTTTTGGAGGACGTCTTCTTGAGCTTCTTGATGGTACAGCATCAATATCAGCTGCAAGAACTGCCCATAATAGTACGGTGACTGCAGCTGTCAACCAATTCGATTTTATTGCCCCATTAAAATTAGATGATTCCTTAATCATTAAGAGCTATGTCAGTGGCATTGGTAACAGTTCAATTGAAGTTTTTGCAAAAATTATTGGTGAACACCTAAATTCTGGTAAACGTTTCATAGCAGCTACTTCTTTTTTAACATTCGTTCTAACCGACAAAAAAATAGAATTACCTACTCTTGTACCACAATCGCCAGAGGAAGTTACAATTTGTAACTCATATTCTCAGCGACGGGCTGAATATAAAAAGAGTTCACTTGCATTTAAAACAATTGCTGACTCCATTTCACTTGAATAA
- a CDS encoding aldo/keto reductase, with the protein MKIPNRLLNDGHLIPKIGLGTYQIRGGQGIDQILSAIQDGYRLLDTSTNYDSEGIVGEAIRRSGIPRADFFVTSKLPGKYHHYEDALMMIQESLCRMGLDYFDLYLIHWPLPKRDLYTEAWRALVMAKKLGFCHSIGVSNFEPEHLDKIIAATGVTPAVNQIEIHPYWVQERMLAENTKRKIITEAWSPLGRGNSTLQENVIKDLAEKYQKNAGQIILRWHVQRGIIPIPKSSNLLHQRENADIFDFELSSKEITTINNLSRSDGRIDNQDPNEYEEFE; encoded by the coding sequence AATTCCCAAAATTGGACTCGGTACTTATCAAATTCGAGGTGGTCAAGGTATTGATCAAATTTTATCTGCTATTCAAGATGGTTATCGTTTACTTGATACATCTACCAACTATGATAGTGAGGGAATAGTTGGTGAAGCAATTCGTCGTTCTGGAATCCCTAGAGCTGATTTCTTTGTTACCAGTAAATTGCCCGGGAAATATCATCATTATGAAGACGCCTTAATGATGATTCAAGAATCCCTCTGTCGCATGGGGTTAGACTATTTTGATCTTTACTTGATTCACTGGCCGCTTCCAAAAAGAGACCTGTATACTGAAGCTTGGCGTGCCCTAGTGATGGCTAAAAAACTGGGATTTTGCCATTCAATCGGGGTTTCTAATTTTGAACCCGAGCATTTAGACAAAATTATTGCTGCCACGGGAGTTACACCTGCTGTCAATCAAATTGAAATTCATCCCTATTGGGTCCAAGAAAGAATGCTAGCTGAAAATACTAAACGTAAGATTATTACTGAAGCATGGAGCCCTTTAGGACGTGGAAATAGTACATTACAAGAGAATGTGATTAAAGATCTAGCTGAAAAGTATCAAAAAAATGCTGGACAGATCATCTTAAGATGGCACGTGCAACGTGGTATTATTCCAATTCCAAAATCTAGCAACTTATTGCATCAACGAGAAAATGCAGATATTTTTGATTTTGAACTATCGTCAAAAGAAATTACTACAATTAATAATTTATCTCGCAGTGACGGAAGAATAGACAATCAAGATCCAAATGAATATGAAGAATTTGAGTAA